The Candidatus Cloacimonadota bacterium genome window below encodes:
- a CDS encoding aspartate 1-decarboxylase, producing the protein RGSGMIGINGAAARLAHVGDLIIVINYGLMDNNEMQNHKPKIVILDGNNKIEKII; encoded by the coding sequence AAGAGGAAGCGGGATGATTGGCATCAATGGTGCTGCTGCCCGTTTAGCCCATGTTGGAGATCTCATTATCGTGATTAATTACGGCTTGATGGATAATAATGAGATGCAAAATCACAAACCCAAGATTGTCATTTTAGACGGGAACAACAAGATAGAAAAAATCATTTAA
- the panC gene encoding pantoate--beta-alanine ligase encodes MKVIKSLTQMLALCHLQDAKVGFVPTMGYLHEGHLSLVDAAKKECNVTIVSIFVNPAQFGPQEDLANYPRDLERDLKLLEERGVDYVFFPDKTMMYPKGFRTWVEVSELSDLLCGVSRPGHFRGVCTVVLKLVNIIKPRFMYMGEKDFQQLSILRIMLKDLNLTTQIVACPIVREADGLAKSSRNIYLSAQERTIATSLYRALYQARDSVNQGILDAHALVENAITLLTQAGAKPDYVAIVDARDLSEVISIDSHSRMLIAAFVGKTRLIDNMMLK; translated from the coding sequence ATGAAAGTAATCAAGTCTCTTACTCAGATGTTGGCTTTATGTCATCTCCAAGATGCTAAAGTAGGATTTGTGCCCACAATGGGTTATTTACACGAAGGGCATTTGAGTTTGGTGGATGCAGCCAAGAAAGAATGTAACGTAACTATCGTCTCAATCTTTGTAAATCCAGCTCAGTTTGGTCCCCAAGAGGATTTGGCAAATTATCCCCGAGATCTTGAGCGGGATCTTAAGTTATTGGAAGAACGAGGTGTAGATTACGTATTCTTTCCAGATAAAACAATGATGTATCCCAAAGGATTTCGCACTTGGGTAGAAGTTAGCGAATTATCAGATCTTCTATGCGGAGTAAGCCGTCCCGGGCATTTTCGCGGTGTCTGCACAGTGGTTCTAAAACTGGTGAACATCATCAAACCCCGCTTTATGTATATGGGCGAAAAAGACTTTCAGCAGCTAAGCATTCTCAGAATTATGCTGAAGGATCTTAATCTTACCACTCAGATTGTGGCATGTCCAATTGTTAGAGAAGCAGATGGTTTGGCAAAAAGCAGCCGCAATATCTATTTGAGCGCCCAGGAACGCACAATTGCCACTTCATTGTATAGAGCCCTATATCAGGCAAGAGATTCGGTTAATCAAGGTATTTTGGATGCACATGCCCTTGTAGAGAATGCGATTACCTTGCTTACCCAAGCTGGGGCAAAGCCGGATTATGTGGCAATTGTAGACGCCAGAGACCTAAGCGAAGTAATATCTATCGATTCTCATAGCCGTATGTTGATTGCCGCATTCGTGGGGAAGACCCGTTTAATAGACAATATGATGCTCAAATAG